The Desulfuromonas versatilis genome has a segment encoding these proteins:
- a CDS encoding sensor histidine kinase, whose amino-acid sequence MANDPRSILLVEDERIHAELLRRALLSRFPDLQLHHAQTLGEARAILGQSAPELAIVDLELPDGRGTDLLAEVSGSFTLPVLIMTGQGDEAVAVEAIKAGALEYVVKSAATLADMPRIVERALREWRNIAERRRAEHALKESEQRFRSVFEFAPAGMAIVSNQGRVLQVNPAFCRLSGYSEAECLEKHVLEVTHPDDREGSRRLYEELRSGKLNHFDCEKRYLCKDGTVLWGRATVAGVYREDGDLAYCVAMVMNIDEHKQAEAKLQEAYRELDTFVSTVSHDLRLPLTPIIGYADFLRQEYSGSLDESALQILETIAAQGRRMTRIMEDLLTLSKLDRIDAPREAVDTGLVVRDTVKDLSEAIKAAGTTVAIAPLPAVFVPESFLHQVFSNLIGNAVNYAGRYSSLIEVGCESGEQSLRYFVRDRGPGIPESDLEKVFDQFYRCGDSAGTSGTGLGLAIVAKIARKFGGRAWAEQTPGGGATFWVEFPREPSVKAVNE is encoded by the coding sequence ATGGCCAATGATCCCCGCAGCATCCTTCTGGTCGAAGACGAACGGATTCATGCCGAACTGCTCCGACGGGCCCTTCTATCCCGCTTCCCCGATTTGCAGCTGCACCATGCGCAGACCCTGGGCGAGGCCCGCGCGATCCTTGGACAGAGCGCGCCGGAGCTGGCCATCGTCGATCTCGAACTGCCGGATGGCAGGGGAACCGACCTGCTTGCCGAGGTTTCCGGCTCATTCACCCTGCCGGTGCTGATCATGACCGGTCAGGGGGATGAAGCCGTAGCCGTCGAGGCGATCAAGGCGGGGGCACTCGAATACGTGGTCAAATCCGCCGCAACCCTGGCCGATATGCCCCGGATTGTGGAAAGGGCCCTGCGCGAATGGCGCAACATCGCCGAACGCCGGCGAGCCGAACATGCCCTGAAAGAGAGCGAACAGCGCTTCCGGTCGGTTTTCGAATTTGCCCCAGCGGGGATGGCCATCGTCAGCAACCAGGGCCGGGTGCTCCAGGTCAATCCCGCCTTCTGCAGGCTCTCGGGCTACAGCGAAGCCGAATGCCTGGAAAAGCACGTGCTGGAGGTCACTCACCCCGATGACCGCGAGGGGTCGCGGCGTCTGTACGAGGAGCTGCGCAGCGGCAAATTGAACCACTTCGACTGCGAGAAACGCTATCTCTGCAAGGACGGCACCGTCCTCTGGGGGCGCGCCACGGTGGCCGGGGTTTACAGGGAGGACGGAGACCTGGCCTACTGTGTGGCCATGGTCATGAACATCGACGAGCACAAACAGGCCGAAGCCAAGCTCCAGGAGGCCTACCGCGAGCTCGACACTTTCGTCTCCACGGTATCCCACGACCTGCGGCTGCCCTTGACCCCGATCATCGGGTATGCGGATTTTCTGCGCCAGGAATACAGTGGCAGCCTCGACGAATCGGCCCTGCAGATCCTGGAAACCATTGCCGCCCAGGGGCGCCGGATGACCAGGATCATGGAAGACCTGCTGACGCTTTCCAAGCTCGACCGGATCGACGCCCCCAGGGAGGCGGTGGATACGGGCCTGGTGGTACGCGACACGGTCAAGGACCTGTCCGAGGCGATCAAGGCTGCGGGGACCACGGTTGCCATCGCCCCGCTGCCGGCGGTGTTCGTTCCCGAGTCCTTCCTGCACCAGGTCTTTTCCAATTTGATCGGCAACGCCGTCAACTACGCTGGCAGGTACTCTTCGCTGATCGAGGTCGGCTGCGAATCCGGCGAGCAGAGCCTGCGGTATTTCGTGCGGGATCGAGGCCCCGGCATCCCCGAGAGCGACCTCGAAAAAGTTTTTGATCAGTTTTACCGCTGTGGGGATTCCGCGGGCACTTCGGGGACCGGCCTGGGCCTGGCCATCGTGGCCAAAATCGCCCGAAAATTCGGCGGCAGGGCCTGGGCCGAGCAGACCCCCGGCGGAGGCGCCACCTTCTGGGTGGAATTCCCGCGGGAACCCTCAGTCAAGGCAGTCAACGAATAG
- the dnaX gene encoding DNA polymerase III subunit gamma/tau — translation MSYLVLARKWRPQRFEDLVGQEHVSRTLGNAITSGRVHHAFLFTGARGVGKTSAARILAKALNCEQGLSPQPCNECPSCEEIAAGRGVDVFEIDGASNTGVDDVRELRETIRYLPSRSRYKLFIIDEVHMLSINAFNALLKTLEEPPEHAKFIFATTEPHKIPVTILSRCQRFDFRKIPLPRVAARLREIVDAENITISDRALGLVARRGEGSMRDSLSTLDQVIAFCGEQVSDEEVLGLLGMVDRRLLLDTVEGVLQRDSHRALEAVRRVDNLGHSFRQFCQELVELFRALVMCRVLPDPGEMLEVVGDELRELQALAETASLEDHQRALTLLLKTEAELAASPFPRLTMEMALVRLAQLPPARDVASLVRKLESLEKRLGGGAALPAAAPASAPPQARPATPAPPMEEPPQPSEPPPKKPEAPPPASGGAGGWQGLVDFVRSRRPRIGSILEHGRLLQLELPEVHVGFAESSFHLEQMKDAETLEVFKGLAGEFFGQDVLVRVSPVAGQGAQAPPSLVEERKAKESDRRNRLREDALAHPLVKKAVEIFEGEIREIKPIDKGFV, via the coding sequence ATGTCGTATCTGGTACTGGCCCGCAAGTGGCGGCCCCAGCGCTTTGAGGATCTGGTCGGACAGGAACACGTCAGCCGGACCCTGGGCAACGCCATCACTTCCGGCAGGGTTCATCACGCCTTCCTGTTCACCGGCGCCCGGGGCGTGGGTAAAACCTCCGCCGCCCGCATTCTGGCCAAGGCCCTCAACTGCGAACAGGGGCTCTCGCCCCAACCCTGCAACGAGTGCCCCTCCTGCGAGGAGATCGCCGCCGGGCGTGGCGTCGACGTGTTCGAGATCGACGGGGCGTCCAACACCGGCGTCGACGATGTCCGCGAACTGCGCGAGACCATCCGCTACCTTCCGTCGCGCTCGCGCTACAAGCTGTTCATCATCGACGAAGTGCACATGCTTTCCATCAACGCCTTCAACGCCCTGCTGAAGACGCTGGAGGAGCCGCCCGAACACGCCAAGTTCATCTTCGCCACCACCGAACCGCACAAGATCCCCGTCACCATTCTCTCGCGCTGTCAGCGCTTCGATTTCCGCAAGATCCCCCTGCCGCGGGTGGCTGCCCGGCTGCGCGAGATTGTCGATGCCGAGAACATCACGATTTCCGACCGCGCTCTGGGACTGGTGGCGCGGCGTGGCGAAGGGAGCATGCGCGATTCGCTCTCGACCCTCGACCAGGTGATCGCCTTCTGCGGCGAGCAGGTCTCCGACGAGGAGGTGCTCGGGTTGCTCGGCATGGTCGATCGGCGACTGCTGCTGGATACCGTCGAGGGGGTGCTGCAGCGCGACAGCCATCGCGCCCTGGAGGCGGTGCGCCGGGTCGACAACCTGGGCCACTCGTTCCGCCAGTTCTGCCAGGAGCTGGTCGAGCTGTTCCGGGCGCTGGTCATGTGCAGGGTTCTGCCCGATCCCGGCGAGATGCTGGAGGTGGTCGGCGACGAGTTGCGCGAGCTGCAGGCCCTGGCCGAGACCGCCAGCCTTGAGGACCACCAGCGGGCCCTGACCCTGCTGCTCAAGACCGAGGCCGAGCTGGCCGCCTCGCCGTTTCCGCGGCTGACCATGGAGATGGCCCTGGTGCGCCTTGCCCAGCTGCCGCCGGCCCGCGATGTGGCATCGCTGGTGCGCAAGCTCGAGTCCCTGGAAAAGCGCCTCGGCGGCGGGGCCGCTTTGCCGGCCGCCGCGCCGGCGTCCGCGCCGCCTCAGGCCCGGCCGGCGACCCCCGCGCCGCCGATGGAGGAGCCGCCCCAGCCCAGCGAGCCGCCGCCAAAAAAGCCTGAAGCCCCGCCACCTGCGTCCGGGGGCGCCGGCGGGTGGCAGGGGCTGGTCGATTTCGTCCGCTCCCGTCGTCCGCGGATCGGCTCGATCCTCGAGCACGGCAGGCTCTTGCAGCTGGAGCTGCCAGAGGTGCATGTCGGTTTCGCCGAGAGCTCCTTTCATCTCGAGCAGATGAAGGATGCCGAAACCCTGGAGGTTTTCAAGGGGCTGGCTGGAGAGTTTTTCGGCCAGGACGTGCTGGTGCGGGTGTCGCCGGTTGCCGGGCAGGGGGCCCAGGCGCCTCCCTCGCTGGTCGAGGAGCGCAAGGCCAAGGAGAGTGACCGCCGCAACCGCTTGCGTGAGGACGCGCTGGCCCATCCCCTGGTGAAAAAAGCCGTGGAGATCTTCGAAGGGGAGATTCGTGAGATCAAGCCCATCGACAAGGGGTTTGTTTGA
- a CDS encoding YbaB/EbfC family nucleoid-associated protein, producing the protein MSKGLGNIMKQAQLMQQKMARMQQELEGREVEATAGGGMVTAVVNGKQQVLSLKIEKSVVDPEDVEMLQDLVIAAVNEAVKKSQAMMQEEMSKITGGLNLPGMF; encoded by the coding sequence ATGTCCAAAGGTTTAGGCAACATCATGAAGCAGGCCCAGCTGATGCAGCAGAAGATGGCGCGCATGCAGCAGGAGCTGGAAGGGCGTGAGGTCGAAGCGACTGCCGGCGGCGGCATGGTGACCGCGGTGGTCAATGGCAAACAGCAGGTATTGTCGCTGAAGATCGAGAAAAGCGTGGTCGATCCGGAAGACGTCGAGATGCTGCAGGATCTGGTGATCGCCGCGGTCAACGAGGCGGTGAAAAAGAGCCAGGCCATGATGCAGGAGGAGATGTCCAAGATTACCGGTGGTCTCAACCTCCCCGGCATGTTTTGA
- the recR gene encoding recombination mediator RecR, with amino-acid sequence MLDSIPSLARLVAELGKFPGIGKKTATRLAFFLLRQSTSEAQALAEAILELKTRVGYCSVCFNITESDPCPLCTDAGRDERILCVVEDPQDLIAIERSRSFRGRYHVLHGALSPLDGIGPEDLKVAELLARLRDSPVEEVLIATNFTVEGEATALYLARLIHPLGIRVSRPAHGIPMGSDLEYVDEATVVRAVEGRREI; translated from the coding sequence ATGCTAGACTCCATCCCGTCATTGGCCCGGCTGGTCGCCGAACTCGGCAAGTTTCCCGGCATCGGCAAGAAGACCGCCACCCGGTTGGCCTTTTTTCTTTTGCGCCAGTCCACCAGCGAAGCGCAGGCGCTGGCCGAGGCGATCCTGGAGCTTAAAACCAGGGTCGGTTACTGTTCGGTCTGCTTCAATATCACCGAGAGCGACCCCTGCCCGTTGTGCACGGATGCCGGGCGCGACGAGCGGATCCTGTGCGTCGTGGAAGACCCCCAGGATCTCATCGCCATCGAGCGCAGCCGCTCGTTCCGGGGGCGTTATCATGTGCTGCACGGGGCCCTCTCGCCTCTGGACGGGATCGGCCCGGAGGATCTCAAGGTGGCTGAGCTGCTGGCGCGGCTCCGCGACAGCCCGGTGGAAGAGGTGCTGATCGCCACCAATTTCACGGTCGAAGGCGAGGCGACCGCCCTTTATCTGGCCCGCCTGATCCACCCGCTGGGTATCCGGGTGAGCCGCCCGGCCCACGGCATCCCCATGGGGAGCGATCTGGAGTATGTGGACGAGGCCACGGTGGTCCGTGCCGTCGAAGGGCGTCGCGAGATCTGA